A window of Danaus plexippus chromosome 10, MEX_DaPlex, whole genome shotgun sequence genomic DNA:
CCCTCGTCCTCAGAACCGACATCCACCAGCTGACCGTCTTCTTCGGAGAGAATGCCGTTGGAGGTTCTCACTCTGAAATTACCGAATGAATTTAGCAATTTTGGTACACGACTGATTAATGtgggaaaatattaaacacttggtgctataaaaataaaacgtgacATGATTCAACGCGTGTACGTAATCAAGGCAGCTGATGTGATAGTTTTCCATGTAAGTCTCACCTGTAACGGTAGCCTCCGACTCCGATGTTGTCGTTGTCGAATTCAACGATCTCTGCGGCAGCATCAGGGCTGAGAGGTGCGGCGGGAGCAGCGACGGCCGCGGCCACGAACAGGGCGAGAACAATGAACTGGAAGAATATTCATTACTTAGCACCTCAGAACCCCTTTTCCGACAAtccgaaaataatttatcttcgACCGTCAACGTACCGATTTCATGTTGAAAGGTTGTTGTGGGTTATTGCAAAGCAGTCCAACGAATGATACTCCTCAGTTGAAGATGCTGCTATTTATAGTGAGCCAGGTCGCACAGCAAGGACGTATTGTGACATTTGAACTTAGAAGCATCTCAAGTCAGCGATCT
This region includes:
- the LOC116766934 gene encoding flexible cuticle protein 12-like → MKSFIVLALFVAAAVAAPAAPLSPDAAAEIVEFDNDNIGVGGYRYRVRTSNGILSEEDGQLVDVGSEDEGISVRGQFSYVGPDGVNYLVEYVADKNGFRPVGKHLPQNA